A genomic stretch from Setaria italica strain Yugu1 chromosome VII, Setaria_italica_v2.0, whole genome shotgun sequence includes:
- the LOC101770497 gene encoding uncharacterized protein LOC101770497 produces the protein MSNEVSTHPSLCPPLHGHPPNNVPWVLLDLHAYVADRENSTSAYSEMSNGKAIRVTFCTAPPPLVSYICVWCPNLPPTELIMEPTIEAAEADLVLFRLSLRDYPNQRDYFIYKAGGGKRGPWLWRVEEPDLYMPYRYSSALLPRRDLEEGGSTSPHADEHGHFYIAALNLTANPSASFEFCLYDSMDKKWTTSTISLLMPMTHITAKVIALGGGVVAFVDPWRGILVCDLLHRGSERYLPLPRDLIRFGFRRDEILLHRDFAFSKGRLTLVEMHRSSDCQGWDISTWSISSPWEEQDSWRKECTVNTHSIIIDDDTANVELLPKLQDNGSTLRPSLDSLLLAYPMLSLSDNRVVYLMGMVDRWDKKALVLSVGMMDARLQGVAIFDAERILGYTWIQSRISNFFSMTPGGKGKLKRPGKFQVCYPHKHHQTGFTMMHGVEFGPMQRHGGAKEQQDTGAEDGDNKMAVD, from the exons ATGAGCAATGAGGTATCCACACACCCCTCTCTTTGTCCGCCTCTACACGGCCACCCTCCCAACAATGTTCCCTGGGTGCTCCTCGACTTGCATGCCTACGTCGCCGACCGCGAAAATTCCACCTCCGCCTACTCCGAGATGAGCAACGGCAAGGCAATCAGGGTCACCTTCTGCACGGCGCCCCCGCCGCTCGTCTCCTACATCTGCGTCTGGTGCCCTAACCTGCCACCGACCGAGTTGATCATGGAGCCCACCatcgaggcggcggaggcagatCTCGTCCTCTTCCGCCTCTCGCTCAGAGATTACCCCAATCAACGCGACTACTTCATCTACAAGGCCGGCGGTGGCAAGCGGGGGCCCTGGCTGTGGCGCGTCGAGGAGCCTGACCTATACATGCCTTATCGCTACAGCAGTgcgctcctcccccgccgcgacCTCGAAGAGGGTGGCTCCACCAGCCCACACGCAGATGAGCACGGCCACTTCTACATCGCCGCACTCAATCTCACTGCCAACCCGTCTGCGAGCTTCGAATTCTGTCTCTATGACTCCATGGACAAGAAATGGACCACCAGCACGATTTCTCTCCTCATGCCAATGACCCATATCACGGCCAAGGTGATTGCACTCGGAGGAGGTGTAGTGGCATTTGTTGACCCCTGGCGGGGCATCCTCGTCTGCGACTTGCTTCACCGCGGAAGTGAGCGGTACTTGCCTTTACCCCGAGATCTCATCAGATTCGGCTTCCGCCGTGATGAGATTCTGCTTCATCGGGACTTTGCTTTCAGCAAAGGTCGCCTTACTCTTGTTGAAATGCACCGCAGCTCTGATTGCCAGGGCTGGGATATTTCCACATGGAGCATCTCCAGTCCTTGGGAGGAGCAGGATAGTTGGCGGAAGGAATGCACTGTCAATACTCACAGTATAATAATTGATGATGACACTGCCAATGTCGAATTGCTGCCTAAGCTGCAGGACAATGGATCCACTCTGCGGCCATCCCTTGATAGTCTCTTATTAGCATATCCCATGCTCAGCTTGAGTGACAATCGGGTTGTTTACCTCATGGGCATGGTTGACCGCTGGGACAAGAAGGCATTGGTGCTGTCTGTTGGCATGATGGATGCAAGGCTACAGGGAGTTGCCATCTTCGACGCAGAAAGAATACTTGGTTACACCTGGATTCAGTCCAGGATCTCCAATTTTTTCAGCATGACTCCAG GTGGAAAGGGAAAATTGAAACGACCTGGGAAGTTCCAAGTGTGTTACCCTCACAAGCATCATCAGACTGGATTCACTATGATGCACGGTGTGGAGTTTGGGCCAATGCAACGCCATGGTGGGGCTAAAGAGCAACAGGATACTGGAGCTGAAGATGGGGATAATAAAATGGCAGTGGATTGA